A stretch of Bradyrhizobium sp. AZCC 2262 DNA encodes these proteins:
- a CDS encoding DMT family transporter, whose product MTATEQTSSPRSGNWLADQPYLLLSITALCWAGNAIVGRLAAGHIPPVTLSFLRWAFAFLIILPFAWKHLVRDWAAIRSRLGIMILLSITGIGAFNTLQYWALEHTQALNTLLLQSAGPLVVAVWSLVLLGVRLTLAQAAGVLLSLAGVLIILMHGDLTKLSGIDFNIGDLIFIVALAIFGLYSVLSLKRPAIHGLSFVAFTFGAGAACLIPLFIWELFARPPMQIDTANLLTLAYVALFPSTIAYLCFNRGVQLIGANRAAPFFHVVPVFGTVMSIVFLGENPQAFHLIGFALVLTGVFVASRKQTS is encoded by the coding sequence ATGACGGCGACCGAACAGACTTCATCCCCCCGATCCGGGAACTGGCTTGCCGACCAGCCTTATCTGCTGCTCAGCATCACCGCGCTGTGCTGGGCCGGCAACGCCATCGTGGGAAGGCTGGCCGCCGGCCATATCCCGCCGGTGACGCTTTCGTTCCTGCGCTGGGCGTTCGCGTTCCTGATCATCCTGCCATTTGCCTGGAAGCATCTGGTCCGCGACTGGGCCGCGATCCGCAGCCGCCTCGGCATCATGATCCTGCTCTCCATTACCGGCATCGGCGCGTTCAACACGCTGCAATACTGGGCGCTCGAGCACACCCAGGCGCTGAACACGCTGCTGTTGCAGTCGGCTGGCCCGCTGGTGGTCGCGGTGTGGTCGCTGGTATTGCTCGGGGTGCGCCTGACGCTGGCGCAGGCCGCGGGCGTTCTGCTATCACTCGCTGGCGTGCTGATCATCCTGATGCATGGCGATCTCACCAAGCTGTCCGGCATCGACTTCAACATCGGCGATCTGATCTTCATCGTGGCGCTGGCCATCTTCGGGCTCTATTCGGTGCTGTCGCTGAAACGCCCCGCCATCCACGGCCTTTCGTTTGTCGCCTTTACCTTCGGCGCCGGCGCGGCCTGCCTGATCCCGCTGTTCATCTGGGAACTGTTCGCGCGGCCACCGATGCAGATCGACACAGCGAACCTGCTGACGCTCGCCTACGTCGCGCTATTCCCCTCGACGATCGCCTATCTCTGCTTCAATCGCGGCGTGCAACTGATCGGCGCCAACCGCGCAGCCCCGTTCTTCCACGTCGTGCCGGTGTTCGGAACCGTGATGTCGATCGTCTTCCTCGGCGAGAATCCGCAGGCGTTCCACCTCATCGGCTTCGCGCTGGTGCTGACGGGGGTGTTCGTGGCATCACGGAAACAAACGAGCTAG
- the ybaK gene encoding Cys-tRNA(Pro) deacylase, with protein sequence MSKTTRATQALERLGVKFTLHAYDYDPDAASIGLQAAEALGIAPARVLKTLMADVDGKPVCAVVPSDCEVSMKKLASAFAAKAAKMMRPADAERLTGYHVGGISPFGQKKRVPVAIEEAALGHTSVFLNGGQRGLQVELAPQDAVKALGAIAHALVA encoded by the coding sequence ATGTCCAAAACCACCCGTGCAACGCAAGCGCTGGAAAGGCTTGGTGTGAAATTCACCCTGCATGCCTACGACTACGACCCGGATGCGGCGAGCATCGGGCTGCAGGCGGCGGAAGCGCTCGGCATCGCGCCAGCGCGCGTGCTCAAGACGCTGATGGCCGATGTCGACGGCAAGCCGGTCTGCGCCGTGGTGCCGTCGGACTGCGAAGTCAGCATGAAAAAACTCGCCAGCGCCTTCGCCGCCAAGGCGGCGAAGATGATGCGGCCGGCGGATGCCGAACGGCTGACCGGCTACCATGTCGGCGGCATCTCGCCGTTCGGGCAGAAGAAGCGCGTGCCGGTCGCGATCGAGGAGGCGGCGCTCGGCCATACCAGCGTGTTCCTCAATGGCGGCCAGCGCGGCTTGCAAGTCGAACTCGCTCCCCAGGATGCTGTGAAGGCTTTGGGCGCGATCGCGCACGCGCTCGTGGCGTGA
- a CDS encoding adenylosuccinate synthase: protein MANVVVVGAQWGDEGKGKIVDWLSEQADIVVRFQGGHNAGHTLVINGETYKLALLPSGVLRPSKLAVIGNGVVFDPQAFLDEVAKLKGQGVAISPENLRIAENVTLILPLHRELDALRESSNTATAIGTTRRGIGPAYEDKVGRRAIRLMDLADLDTLPHKIDRLLAHHNALRRGLNLEEIDGGGILKELTALAPKLLPYAETVWRLLDLKRREGKRILFEGAQGALLDVDHGTYPYVTSSNTVAAQAATGTGMGPGAVGYVLGICKAYTTRVGQGPFPTELNNEIGEEIGRRGKEFGVNTGRKRRCGWFDAALVRQTVRTCGITGLALTKLDILDGFDTIEVCTGYMLDGKEIDHLPAGEGAQARVVPIYETIEGWKEPTANARSWADLPAQAIKYVRRVEELVGCPIALLSTSPEREDTILVQNPFEA, encoded by the coding sequence ATGGCCAATGTTGTCGTCGTCGGCGCCCAATGGGGCGACGAGGGGAAGGGCAAGATCGTCGACTGGTTGTCGGAGCAGGCCGATATCGTCGTGCGCTTCCAGGGCGGCCACAATGCCGGCCATACGCTTGTCATCAACGGCGAAACCTACAAGCTGGCGCTGCTGCCCTCCGGCGTGCTGCGGCCTTCGAAGCTGGCCGTGATCGGCAACGGCGTCGTCTTCGATCCCCAGGCCTTCCTCGACGAAGTCGCAAAACTGAAGGGCCAGGGCGTCGCCATCAGCCCGGAAAACCTGCGCATCGCCGAGAACGTCACGCTGATTCTGCCGCTGCACCGCGAGCTCGATGCGTTGCGCGAATCCTCCAACACGGCAACGGCAATCGGCACCACCCGCCGCGGCATCGGCCCGGCCTATGAAGACAAGGTCGGCCGCCGCGCCATCCGCCTGATGGACTTGGCCGACCTCGACACGCTGCCGCACAAGATCGACCGTCTGCTGGCGCATCACAACGCGCTGCGCCGCGGGCTCAATCTGGAGGAGATCGACGGCGGCGGCATTTTGAAAGAACTCACCGCGCTGGCGCCAAAACTGTTGCCCTACGCCGAGACGGTGTGGCGGCTGCTCGACCTCAAGCGCCGCGAGGGCAAACGCATTTTGTTCGAGGGCGCACAGGGCGCGCTGCTCGACGTCGACCACGGCACCTATCCCTATGTCACGTCGTCCAACACGGTGGCGGCGCAGGCGGCGACCGGCACCGGCATGGGCCCGGGCGCGGTCGGCTATGTGCTCGGCATCTGCAAGGCCTATACGACCCGCGTCGGCCAGGGTCCGTTCCCGACCGAACTCAACAACGAGATCGGCGAGGAGATCGGCCGCCGCGGCAAGGAGTTCGGCGTCAACACCGGCCGCAAGCGCCGCTGCGGCTGGTTCGATGCCGCACTGGTGCGCCAGACCGTCCGCACCTGCGGCATCACCGGGCTCGCATTGACGAAACTCGACATTCTCGACGGCTTCGACACCATCGAGGTCTGCACCGGCTACATGCTGGACGGCAAGGAAATCGACCATCTGCCGGCGGGCGAGGGTGCCCAGGCCCGGGTGGTGCCTATTTATGAGACGATCGAAGGCTGGAAGGAGCCAACGGCCAACGCCCGTTCCTGGGCGGATCTGCCAGCCCAGGCCATCAAATATGTCCGCCGGGTCGAGGAACTGGTGGGTTGCCCGATTGCGTTGCTTTCCACCAGCCCCGAACGCGAGGATACTATTCTGGTACAGAACCCGTTCGAGGCTTAA